From the genome of Haloarcula sp. CBA1127, one region includes:
- a CDS encoding ABC transporter ATP-binding protein, translated as MSSDEFDSGTGELGTRQQEVTSPLLRLFLNYGRPEASWLGVGLVASLGAHTATLVTPLILGTTIDAVFTGESPYRLPLVPAAWLPVEPTAQFWLSVALIGASLGVTTSLTWVRGVAMNVFAYKVLHEIRIDAYERLQRLDMSFFDDTQTGEVMSVLNNDTSNLERFLDNALSQSVRILAIVVGISVVLFHTNAQLAVVTLVVVPFLVGFTWWFMRVVEPRYATLRSKIGKLNTQIENGISGIELVKTANTAARENRRMQGVSHGLFEARVDVSKLAFLYRPGMKLLTGTALLATFIIGGIWVFSGPPPGFSGELSVGEFVVFILLVQQLTAPLAQLSNIVDWYENARASGKRICGLFDVPVRIHESTDPVSLNTVDGHVEYDDVSFAYEADEQILDSISFTAEPGETIALVGPTGAGKSTVAKLLLRLYDADEGTVRIDGHDVQNVRLGDLRESVGYVSQGTVLFDGTVAENIRYGQFDASDEAVREAARAAEAHTFIQALSSGYDTRVGEQGVKLSGGQRQRIALARVILQDADIILLDEATASVDTKTEALIQRSLDRVTTDRTTVVIAHRLSTIKDADTILTLDNGRIVECGSHEELLAEDGLYANLWGVQAGETDSLPDAFLKRTSKPSVNNN; from the coding sequence GTGAGTTCAGATGAATTTGATTCCGGTACAGGTGAACTCGGAACACGCCAACAGGAGGTGACAAGCCCTCTTCTCCGGCTGTTTTTGAACTACGGCCGTCCAGAAGCCAGTTGGCTTGGGGTGGGGTTGGTGGCCAGTCTCGGTGCCCACACCGCGACGCTGGTGACGCCGCTTATCCTCGGGACGACTATCGACGCTGTCTTCACCGGAGAAAGTCCTTACCGACTCCCGCTGGTCCCAGCAGCGTGGCTACCTGTCGAACCGACCGCGCAGTTTTGGTTGTCGGTGGCGCTCATCGGCGCCTCACTCGGTGTCACGACCTCGCTGACCTGGGTCCGTGGTGTAGCAATGAACGTGTTCGCATACAAAGTGTTACACGAGATCCGGATTGATGCTTACGAACGGCTCCAGCGTTTGGATATGTCGTTTTTTGACGACACACAGACCGGCGAGGTAATGTCAGTCCTCAATAACGACACCTCGAATCTTGAACGGTTCCTCGACAACGCCCTGAGCCAGAGTGTCCGTATTCTCGCCATTGTTGTGGGAATCTCGGTCGTCTTGTTCCACACGAATGCACAACTCGCCGTTGTCACGTTAGTTGTCGTTCCATTCCTCGTCGGTTTTACGTGGTGGTTCATGCGCGTTGTCGAACCACGGTATGCAACCCTACGCTCGAAGATCGGGAAGCTGAACACGCAAATCGAAAACGGAATCAGTGGGATCGAACTCGTCAAAACAGCGAACACGGCTGCACGTGAAAACAGGCGGATGCAGGGTGTTTCACATGGATTGTTTGAGGCGAGAGTCGACGTCTCAAAGTTGGCGTTCCTCTACCGACCGGGGATGAAGCTGCTGACGGGGACCGCCCTGCTCGCAACGTTCATTATCGGCGGTATCTGGGTCTTCTCAGGTCCACCCCCGGGATTCTCCGGCGAACTTAGCGTTGGCGAGTTTGTCGTGTTCATTCTGTTGGTCCAACAGCTCACCGCGCCGCTCGCACAGTTGTCGAACATCGTCGACTGGTACGAAAACGCTCGCGCCTCAGGCAAGCGAATCTGTGGTCTGTTCGATGTCCCGGTCCGCATCCACGAGTCAACCGACCCTGTTTCGCTCAATACCGTCGATGGCCATGTCGAATACGATGACGTCAGCTTCGCATACGAAGCCGACGAGCAGATTCTCGACAGTATTAGTTTCACTGCTGAGCCGGGCGAGACGATAGCGCTGGTCGGTCCAACGGGAGCCGGTAAATCGACAGTCGCCAAGCTCCTGTTACGACTGTACGATGCTGACGAGGGAACTGTCCGAATCGACGGCCACGATGTACAGAACGTCCGTCTTGGTGATCTCCGTGAGTCAGTCGGCTACGTAAGTCAGGGAACAGTGCTGTTCGATGGGACTGTGGCCGAAAATATCCGGTACGGACAGTTTGATGCGAGCGATGAGGCGGTCAGGGAAGCCGCCCGGGCTGCCGAGGCCCACACATTTATCCAGGCGCTTTCGTCCGGATACGACACCCGCGTCGGTGAGCAGGGCGTCAAACTCTCCGGAGGACAGCGTCAGCGGATTGCGCTGGCACGAGTTATCCTCCAGGACGCCGATATCATCCTGCTCGATGAGGCGACAGCCAGCGTCGATACCAAAACCGAGGCGCTGATACAGCGGTCACTTGATCGCGTCACTACCGATCGGACCACTGTTGTTATCGCCCATCGACTGTCAACAATCAAGGATGCTGACACAATCCTCACACTCGATAACGGACGGATCGTCGAGTGTGGAAGCCACGAAGAACTGCTGGCCGAGGACGGTCTCTATGCAAACCTCTGGGGTGTCCAGGCGGGCGAAACCGACTCGCTTCCCGATGCGTTCCTCAAACGGACGTCAAAACCATCTGTAAACAACAATTAA
- a CDS encoding IucA/IucC family siderophore biosynthesis protein: protein MTRRLLSDTNGEDDLLDHAALTEHERSGLPAAYYYADQHDFASPADKGYRRQLVNARRSILERLLGGLARDAPAGIPEPVVVSIDGATKAAVDTVPGADDVATLVERVPDSGEAEQLLVIRFPAVTASVVAPVVTSGPYGRFRFGKWAVICRPDEVNPVGSPEAVVRLLEREEAFPTADDADRFRLEVGKSVANLALARLGQHTLWSHLDQTPVPTADRPRPAADTGAFFDRLVTGGHPIHPGAKLRRNMSPTELLSFTPEFTDSISLRFVAVHRTRTLSVSADERAISEWLYDLFPGLASAVEQSLPAGRDRSNYIVLPVHPWQFRHVVPARYAQACRKGHVVPIVDYSRSATPLLSLRTVVPDADETSRTTPPHLKLAIGVQTTNAVRTLSPSVVANGPPLGEFIRQRCEIESFDRFGVCTEPVAACYHPPDGPHFDGEGYDDARHLGALIRRHPATHSIVADCEQAVTAASILSCPPPDDQSVLAALLDTTATNMITADRSETVKTFLEAYLDAVIPGPLTLLVKQGIALEAHLQNTAIVFNDGRPTGALCSDFGDISLCTPRVGDIDFDLYPESEICTADPQPAREKLWYSLFQNHLGELIGRLVATEPVEADDCWSLVRERCEQVFDRLAAERSVPDARVSADRESLFAPRLVHKPLTAMRMAGSNGGQPHTTVPNPLSEMTPKQTTFQ, encoded by the coding sequence ATGACACGACGGCTGTTATCCGATACAAACGGTGAGGATGATCTGCTCGACCACGCAGCACTGACAGAACACGAACGAAGTGGACTGCCTGCAGCCTACTATTATGCCGACCAACACGACTTTGCAAGTCCCGCTGACAAAGGCTACCGCCGCCAACTGGTCAACGCTAGACGATCGATCCTCGAACGGTTGCTCGGTGGATTGGCTCGGGATGCTCCAGCAGGAATTCCAGAGCCAGTGGTTGTCAGCATCGACGGGGCCACGAAAGCGGCGGTAGACACGGTTCCAGGGGCGGACGATGTAGCGACACTCGTAGAGCGCGTTCCCGATTCAGGAGAGGCCGAGCAATTGCTCGTGATCCGGTTTCCAGCTGTGACGGCTTCTGTCGTTGCCCCTGTTGTAACAAGTGGGCCGTACGGTCGTTTTCGGTTTGGTAAGTGGGCTGTGATCTGTCGTCCCGACGAAGTCAATCCAGTTGGGAGTCCAGAAGCAGTCGTGAGACTTCTCGAACGGGAAGAAGCGTTTCCAACGGCCGACGACGCCGACCGCTTCCGCTTGGAGGTGGGCAAGAGCGTTGCAAACCTCGCGTTGGCGCGTCTCGGTCAGCACACTCTCTGGAGCCATCTCGACCAAACGCCAGTACCGACAGCCGACCGACCACGTCCAGCCGCCGACACTGGTGCCTTTTTTGATCGGCTCGTGACCGGTGGTCACCCGATCCATCCGGGTGCAAAGCTGCGGCGGAATATGTCGCCGACAGAGCTGTTGTCGTTCACGCCGGAGTTCACCGATTCAATCTCCCTCCGATTTGTTGCGGTCCACAGGACGCGCACGCTGTCGGTGTCGGCCGACGAGAGAGCGATCTCCGAGTGGCTCTATGACCTGTTTCCCGGGTTAGCATCGGCGGTTGAACAGTCACTCCCAGCCGGTCGTGACCGGAGTAACTACATCGTTCTCCCTGTTCACCCGTGGCAATTCAGACATGTGGTGCCGGCGCGCTATGCCCAGGCGTGTCGAAAAGGTCACGTTGTCCCCATTGTAGACTATTCGCGGTCGGCAACACCATTGTTATCACTCCGGACAGTCGTTCCTGATGCCGACGAAACGTCACGCACCACGCCGCCACACCTCAAACTCGCCATCGGCGTCCAGACGACCAACGCCGTCCGCACGCTGTCGCCAAGCGTCGTTGCCAACGGGCCACCGCTCGGAGAATTCATCAGACAGCGGTGTGAAATCGAATCCTTCGACCGCTTCGGGGTTTGTACCGAACCAGTTGCCGCCTGTTATCACCCACCTGATGGCCCCCATTTTGACGGAGAGGGCTACGACGATGCCCGTCATCTTGGGGCACTTATTCGACGCCACCCTGCAACCCACTCAATCGTTGCTGACTGCGAACAGGCAGTAACGGCTGCAAGTATCCTTTCGTGTCCTCCACCGGACGACCAGTCGGTTCTTGCTGCACTCCTCGATACCACTGCCACCAATATGATCACGGCGGATCGGTCTGAGACAGTAAAGACGTTCCTTGAGGCGTATCTCGACGCTGTTATTCCCGGGCCACTCACGCTTCTCGTCAAACAGGGTATTGCGCTAGAAGCCCACCTCCAGAATACGGCCATCGTATTCAACGACGGCCGACCCACAGGCGCACTGTGTAGTGATTTCGGTGACATCAGTCTCTGCACACCACGAGTCGGTGATATCGACTTTGACCTCTATCCCGAGTCGGAGATTTGTACAGCCGATCCACAACCAGCCCGTGAGAAGCTGTGGTACTCCCTCTTCCAGAACCATTTAGGTGAGTTGATCGGCCGACTTGTCGCGACAGAACCGGTCGAGGCAGACGACTGCTGGTCGCTGGTGAGAGAGCGCTGTGAGCAGGTGTTCGACCGCTTAGCTGCTGAACGATCGGTTCCAGATGCTCGCGTCTCGGCCGACCGCGAGTCGCTGTTTGCACCACGACTGGTGCATAAACCACTGACTGCCATGCGAATGGCTGGATCCAATGGCGGACAACCGCACACGACAGTCCCCAACCCACTGTCAGAGATGACACCCAAACAGACAACATTTCAGTAA
- a CDS encoding sulfite exporter TauE/SafE family protein, protein MISAVLVQLSEISITNGYGLVVFFLIGLFGGAHCLGMCGPLVATYAERMETQDRWSSALTLYEVRQHTLFNIGRTMSYATIGCVFGAAGALLYGTIGLAGFLRPAQGVVGICIGVAIIIMGLTRLAGYKQGAVEGVVAGTGIGSLFARTYAVISTRVDRWVNGIGIIGLGALHGLLPCMLLYPAFLYAFAQGSPVYGLLSLGALGAGTVPSVFLYGTVIQSVSTRQRQVVHYGLGVLFVGLGYILVAMGLMRFGVMLPLPDIPYYQPISESGAVA, encoded by the coding sequence ATGATATCCGCAGTTCTCGTACAGTTGAGTGAGATTAGCATCACAAATGGCTACGGCCTGGTAGTGTTTTTCTTGATTGGTCTCTTCGGGGGTGCACACTGTCTTGGAATGTGTGGCCCGCTCGTTGCAACCTATGCCGAGCGTATGGAAACTCAGGACCGGTGGTCGAGCGCACTCACTCTGTATGAAGTGCGTCAGCACACGCTGTTCAACATTGGCCGGACGATGAGCTATGCTACCATCGGATGCGTCTTCGGGGCTGCCGGCGCGTTACTGTACGGAACCATCGGGCTCGCCGGATTTCTCCGGCCAGCTCAGGGTGTCGTCGGTATCTGTATCGGCGTAGCAATTATCATTATGGGACTCACCCGGTTAGCTGGCTACAAACAAGGAGCCGTTGAAGGAGTTGTTGCCGGTACTGGTATCGGCTCACTATTCGCGCGAACCTACGCAGTCATTTCAACACGGGTCGACCGCTGGGTCAACGGTATCGGCATTATCGGCCTCGGTGCGCTTCATGGATTGTTGCCGTGTATGCTTCTTTATCCGGCATTCCTGTACGCGTTTGCTCAGGGCTCACCTGTATATGGCCTCCTCTCGCTCGGTGCGCTCGGGGCAGGGACGGTCCCCAGTGTGTTTCTCTACGGAACAGTTATCCAATCAGTGAGCACGCGCCAGCGACAGGTAGTCCATTACGGACTCGGTGTGTTGTTTGTTGGGCTTGGATACATACTGGTAGCAATGGGACTCATGCGGTTTGGCGTCATGCTCCCATTACCAGATATCCCGTACTATCAGCCGATCTCCGAATCGGGGGCGGTTGCGTAA
- a CDS encoding heavy metal translocating P-type ATPase translates to MSTCTLCDLPIEDPITDDDIDGEFCCRGCLEVAHLVDNGEDVDLSVAAVRDRVEAENSRPDVPEGAETAYLSIDGMHCQTCEGFIELLAEEEDGVHEARASYATEMAQVVYDPDCINRNAIAAALSRLGYRAHGPDEENDSLRSRVEFGKYRSALAAVLMMPVLILYVLFIYPVYLGIYPENFLYGSTVEAMVFWPLIVWSTLILIGLGYPVFRGAYVSLKVGRPNMDVLIAIAVLAAYLYSLVAYFTGGRDPYFDVAVMVLAIVTIGNHLESRVKHAALGNRADLTDSRVDKARRLDDDSEATETIEIAKCEPGDRLLVKPGERVPVDGHIVDGTAAIDEALITGESLPQRKSEGDSVLGGSILTDNAIVVEVGPEKTSTMDRLVELLWNVKSSATGVQHIVNRFAVLFVPFVLGLAALTATGWFVLGNDPNTAIMAGVSVLVVSCPCSLGIATPLALAAATRDATDNRTLILNETVLERIDDSSVVVFDKTGTLTTGEMELVDVVGDDPDEVLAMAAAVERRSSHPIAAAIDDAAPPTTRSVSSFKSADRTVSALVEDTRVVIGHPDSFDADAWTISTEIEAAVTHAYESGTHPTAVAWEGAVRGIVTVRDTPRENWDRVVSDITDANRDIVVLTGDDERMTETFANHPAVDHVFAGVRPESKEVIVQGLRERGTTTMVGDGTNDAPALASADLGIAVSSGTDLAIEAADAVVLDDRLDAVPEVFELASVTRSRIKQNLIWAAGYNAIVLPLAVFGVITPLIAAAMMAISSLIVVFNSKRRLLATDGDRSAEPDSGEGTERLGPPEKSPDSRGGS, encoded by the coding sequence ATGTCCACCTGTACACTCTGTGACCTCCCTATCGAAGATCCGATTACCGACGATGACATTGACGGTGAGTTCTGCTGTCGGGGCTGTCTAGAGGTCGCACACTTGGTTGACAACGGCGAGGATGTCGACCTTTCGGTTGCGGCCGTCCGTGACCGCGTTGAGGCCGAGAATTCCAGGCCAGATGTCCCCGAGGGCGCCGAAACGGCCTACCTCTCGATAGACGGAATGCACTGTCAGACCTGTGAAGGATTCATTGAACTCCTTGCCGAAGAAGAGGACGGGGTTCACGAGGCACGCGCGAGTTACGCGACTGAAATGGCGCAGGTGGTGTACGACCCTGACTGTATCAATCGCAACGCGATCGCTGCGGCACTAAGTCGACTGGGCTACCGAGCCCACGGTCCCGACGAAGAAAACGACTCACTGCGTTCACGCGTCGAGTTCGGCAAATACCGTTCGGCGCTCGCGGCGGTTCTGATGATGCCTGTGCTGATTCTCTACGTTCTGTTCATATACCCGGTATATCTCGGCATCTATCCCGAGAATTTTCTCTATGGGAGTACTGTTGAGGCGATGGTGTTCTGGCCACTAATCGTCTGGAGCACACTCATACTCATCGGACTTGGATACCCGGTCTTCCGTGGAGCCTACGTGAGCTTGAAAGTCGGTCGCCCAAACATGGACGTGTTGATAGCTATCGCAGTACTCGCAGCGTATCTCTATTCGCTGGTGGCCTACTTCACAGGCGGGCGTGACCCGTACTTCGACGTCGCAGTGATGGTGCTCGCAATCGTCACCATCGGAAACCACCTTGAGTCACGGGTCAAACACGCTGCGCTCGGAAATCGCGCCGACCTCACGGATTCACGCGTGGATAAGGCCCGCCGGCTCGATGACGACAGTGAGGCCACTGAAACCATCGAGATTGCAAAGTGTGAGCCTGGCGACCGGCTGTTAGTCAAACCTGGTGAACGGGTCCCGGTTGACGGCCATATCGTCGACGGGACTGCCGCAATCGACGAGGCACTCATCACGGGTGAATCCCTCCCACAACGAAAATCTGAAGGAGACAGTGTACTCGGCGGGTCGATCCTTACAGACAATGCGATCGTCGTTGAAGTTGGTCCAGAAAAAACCAGTACGATGGATCGCCTCGTCGAACTCCTTTGGAACGTCAAGAGTTCTGCCACAGGCGTTCAGCATATTGTCAACCGCTTTGCGGTACTGTTCGTTCCGTTCGTACTTGGACTTGCCGCGTTGACTGCCACTGGCTGGTTCGTCCTTGGCAACGATCCAAACACAGCTATAATGGCCGGTGTCTCCGTGCTAGTGGTCTCGTGTCCGTGCTCGCTCGGTATCGCTACCCCACTTGCTCTTGCGGCGGCTACCCGCGATGCCACGGACAATCGCACGCTTATTCTCAATGAGACAGTACTTGAGCGGATCGACGACTCCTCGGTCGTTGTGTTCGACAAGACTGGGACGCTCACTACTGGAGAGATGGAACTCGTGGATGTCGTTGGCGACGATCCTGACGAAGTACTTGCGATGGCGGCTGCCGTCGAACGTCGGTCAAGCCATCCCATCGCCGCTGCGATCGACGATGCCGCCCCACCGACCACGCGCTCGGTGTCAAGCTTCAAAAGCGCCGACCGTACCGTGTCCGCACTCGTCGAGGATACGCGTGTAGTTATCGGCCATCCAGACTCCTTCGATGCTGACGCGTGGACGATTTCCACGGAGATCGAGGCAGCCGTCACACACGCCTACGAGTCGGGCACTCATCCCACGGCTGTTGCTTGGGAGGGCGCCGTCCGAGGAATCGTTACAGTCCGAGATACGCCGCGTGAGAACTGGGACCGCGTCGTTTCAGATATCACAGACGCGAACCGGGATATCGTCGTACTGACTGGCGACGACGAGCGGATGACCGAGACGTTTGCGAACCACCCCGCAGTTGATCACGTATTCGCAGGCGTGCGCCCCGAGTCCAAGGAAGTGATCGTCCAAGGACTCCGCGAGCGCGGTACGACGACAATGGTCGGCGACGGAACGAACGATGCTCCCGCACTCGCAAGTGCCGACCTCGGGATCGCGGTGTCAAGCGGCACCGATCTGGCGATTGAGGCCGCCGATGCAGTAGTGCTTGATGACCGTCTCGATGCCGTTCCCGAAGTCTTCGAGTTGGCAAGTGTAACTCGAAGCCGGATCAAGCAGAATCTCATTTGGGCGGCTGGCTACAATGCCATAGTACTTCCATTGGCAGTGTTCGGCGTCATCACGCCGTTGATTGCCGCCGCTATGATGGCTATCAGTAGTCTCATTGTCGTCTTTAATTCGAAACGCCGACTCCTCGCAACGGATGGAGACCGCTCGGCTGAGCCCGACTCTGGTGAGGGCACCGAACGACTCGGACCACCAGAAAAATCACCTGATTCACGAGGGGGTTCCTGA